The DNA region AACAGAGTTTTATTGCTTATAAAGCCTTGTTTCTGATCAGAATTTGTATCAATAATCGATTTTTGGTTtgtgggtatcatcaaattcggATAAAGATTGAATTTTGTTATCTGGGTGTTAATAAAGATTTGATATTTTGATCTGGGTGTTgaaaaagatttgatttttataaaCTTTCAGTTATGGCCAAGAGTTTTGGGACTCTTGATAAATGGAGGGATTATTTTAGGACAGCAAATTCAGATATATTTGATATAATTGAGCATGCAGTTATGGTGGCAGCTACAGATTGTCCAAAAGAGTTCAAATTGAGAAGAGATAAAATTGCTGAAATGCTTTTTACATGTAAAGTCACAAGGTGTTTTGGTTGTGATAAGGTTGAATTAGCAGTGCCACTTGCTAACGATGATGAGGGAAAGAATAAGAATAAGAGTGATTTTGGTGGAGGATTTGAGGCTGCTGGTGGTAGTAAAGAGAGCAAAGCTAATAGTAGTATAGATCATCATATTGAATTGAATGTGAATCAAGTTAGCAATTATAGTTATGGAGAAGCTGAGGCATTGACTGAGGTGATTGAAGAAGAGACTCAGACTCTTGGAGAGGTTCTTAGGATCAAAGATATTATTGATAACAATCAACATGAGGTTCATCTCTTTTAACTTGTGATCATGTTGAAATTTCATTTCTGTTTCTTGATtctgttttcttgagccgagttTCTATTGGAAACATAATGCTAAGATATGCTTACACACTACCCACCCAGACCCCACAAGTGGGATTTTACAGAGTTGTTGGTGTTGTTCCTTGATTCTGTAAGTAGATTACGGAGTTCTTTTTTTTAAGGGATATTAGACACAAGGAAGAGGAATCTTTGATAATTGAGCTTAAATGTGGTTAGATTCTTAAAACTTCTGATGTTGTCTCACATAAAAGTGGTCACTTTTTTATGTGGTTGAATTTGAGGGCCATTCTAATTTCTGTGCTAGGGTTTGTAACTGGAAAATCTGATAATACAGTTAGGAAATGTTTCTGCTTTTCAGTTTCCTTTTTTCCTCCTTTTGATCTTTTGATGTTGTACAAGGCTGTTGCTTTCTTTAGCTTTAAAAAATGTATGAAGCTACTTTAAACTTCATCTTTGatttccaacttttggaatttcaCTTGCTTAGTTGAGGGAGTTCTTAGTTTTGagattttgattgatttttgtTTTCGACAGTCCGCAGAGGTATATGAGTGCTTAAgaaggcttcaactaatggctTTGTCTGTGGAGACTCTGAAGGTTTTGATCTTTTGCCACTTCCAAAATTTTATCTGCCATTTGTTTTAGTTGCAGTtttacttctttaaatttcaCTTTTTATTTGGGCGTAATGTAATTGTTTCTATATCAGGCTACAGAGATTGGAAAGTCAGTTAATGCTCTCAGAAAGCACAGCTCAAAGGATATTCGGCATCTATCCCGGACATTGATTGAGTAAGAAACTCTCGCTTTATTGCTGAAATAAATGTAAATTACCAATATGAATCCACAGCATGATTCTTGTAATCTGATATGGCATCCTTTTAGCGTTACTCAATTTTGTTGTTTTCGCTAAGGTTTGAACTTTTGTCTTCTAGTCGAACTAACATTTCATATCGGTGTCTGCCAGCTTGCTTTGTCGATTATACTTTTGAGCTAATATTACTTTTTGATGCTTGCCACTATTTGTTGCTTATAGGTTTTCTCTAATTGTTGTAATCTTGACCATATACATTGAGTAAGATAGCTTAATTATCAACTCATGGTAATGAACTAATGATAGTCATCACTTTATCCATTTCGCAAAATTTCTGACTCACTTCGGTAGCCCCTTTGCATTTATCAGAAGTATATGACTAACCTTGCTCCTTAGCCGTGCAATTTGAGCTCAAGTTTTTGTGTTTTATATACCTTCTTGTTGATCTGTTCAACTAGCTTAGTTACTGTTTGGGAACCTTTTCTGTTTCTGTAGAGTGCTTTAAGTTCGGCATGTTTGTAGCTTATAGCGGATCGCTTTTTAATATATCACAGGGATTGGAAAGTTTTGGTAGATGAATGGGTGAATGCTACTGCAGCCTTTACAGGTTGTTGTTTAAGCCttcctcttgttttttttttttcaattttcaggaAAAAAGAATTAAGTATTCCGTTCTCtatgtttgttttcttttgcAATCTGAACTGAAGTTTAAACTAACTGTTACTTGCTTAAAGGTACCGAAAGCACTCCAGAGTCTATGAAAGTATCTGTAGTTGATCAAGAGGAGGAAGGACTTCCTTCCCCGCCGTTGGATGACTTAGCTTTCTTTGCTGCTCAGACCACTTCAATGGAGTTGTCACAAGTATGCACAGCTTCTTCTCTtcaagaaaattaattatttttctttgaagGTTGCCACTGACTGATTTTCTCTTTGTTGTTTGTGACCAATGAAGTTCTTTGACGGCATGGATGATGATGGAAGTGAGTAGAATTTGTGTCCATGTTCTTTCAATATAGCTTTGCTATATCGGTTCTTTATTTGAATTCCCCACTAATAAAGGTATATTTCTCTGATTGGGGATTTTATTTCAGATCCTCGAAACAGTGGGGAATTCAACGAGAACCGTGGAAATGGCAGAAAGTTGTCACTGGATAACCAGAATAATCCAGTTCGGAAGAAGCAGTCGGCTGATTTCTTCGATGCTGCTCCCAAGGAGAGCAAGGGTGAacaacaaaagaaacaagaagCTGTAATCAAGAAACAAACACCAGTTATGAGACCAAATAAGCCATCCGGAGGTGACTCTGGGCCTGGAAGACCGATAAAACCAGTTTCGGAACAGAAACTCAAGATGAGCGAGATGAACTTCCAGCAGAAATCCGATAAAGGCACAGTTCAAAAGAGGCCTGTGCCTTCTCAACTAAATGTGAGTATCAGAAAGGAAGTTAtctttttgatttgtttaaaCCTCTGGTCTCTTTCTAACTATGCACAATTTAATTGCGTAGAAACTTAGACACTCAGATGAGGATGCAGTTCAAGTCAAACTTGAGGCAACAAAGAGAAAGCTTCAAGAACGGTACCAAGAAGCTGAAAATGGTTAGTTTCTTTTTGAGAATATTGAAATTGATCGACTCATGACTGTAAGCTCCAATTATGACCTGAATGTATTTTATAATTGTCGTTTAGCCAAGAGGCAGCGGACAATACAGGTTATGGAGTTGCACGATATCCCCAAGCAGGGTATCTCCAACCAAGGTCTTGGCCTTAAAAATCCTCATATGAGACCGGGCAACAATAATAGGCATTGGGCAAATGGACGTCGCTGAATTTTCTATCAACAGACTTCTTCAATAAGATCTCAGTTTTCATCCACCTTTGCAAGTTATTTTTGTAGAAAAACACTGATGACTCCTCAGTCTACTAATTTCTCAACTTGCTGTGGAAACAGAGGATCTCATCTAATTTACCTCAATATTAGTGGCCACTCTCAAATCGGGAGAGGCACGCTAATGTTATCTGAGTTACAATATGCTTAGATATACATTTTCTTGGACCTACAGTACAGGGTTTGGCGTTTTTGGTCTAAATTTTTTTGATCTTTAGGAAGGACCTAATATCGACCGTTTTGGATTACCATCTATTGAAAACATTAACCATATGCTTTTATAGGAATACCCTGACTGTAAATTTGCACAGAATAAGTGCATTTTCATTTTGGTCAGAACTTTTGTATAAAGCACAGAACATTGAAATATGAATGGAATAGAAAAGGCTAGTTACATTCTG from Nicotiana tabacum cultivar K326 chromosome 24, ASM71507v2, whole genome shotgun sequence includes:
- the LOC107829408 gene encoding putative mediator of RNA polymerase II transcription subunit 26b, with protein sequence MAKSFGTLDKWRDYFRTANSDIFDIIEHAVMVAATDCPKEFKLRRDKIAEMLFTCKVTRCFGCDKVELAVPLANDDEGKNKNKSDFGGGFEAAGGSKESKANSSIDHHIELNVNQVSNYSYGEAEALTEVIEEETQTLGEVLRIKDIIDNNQHESAEVYECLRRLQLMALSVETLKATEIGKSVNALRKHSSKDIRHLSRTLIEDWKVLVDEWVNATAAFTGTESTPESMKVSVVDQEEEGLPSPPLDDLAFFAAQTTSMELSQFFDGMDDDGNPRNSGEFNENRGNGRKLSLDNQNNPVRKKQSADFFDAAPKESKGEQQKKQEAVIKKQTPVMRPNKPSGGDSGPGRPIKPVSEQKLKMSEMNFQQKSDKGTVQKRPVPSQLNKLRHSDEDAVQVKLEATKRKLQERYQEAENAKRQRTIQVMELHDIPKQGISNQGLGLKNPHMRPGNNNRHWANGRR